The Pseudorhodobacter turbinis genome contains a region encoding:
- a CDS encoding cytochrome ubiquinol oxidase subunit I codes for MEFGIVELSRLQFAVTVMYHFLFVPLTLGLSVIVAIMETVYVMTNRPIWRQMTKFWGMLFGINFALGVATGITMEFQFGMNWSYFSHYVGDIFGAPLALEGLMAFFLEATFVGLFFFGWDKLSKVQHLAVAWLVAIGSNFSALWILIANGWMQNPVGAEFNPMTMRMEMTDFFAVIFNEVAQAKFVHTVSAGYVTAAVFVIGVSAWYLLKGRHIELARRSITVAAAFGLASAFSVVLLGDESGYSATHSQKMKLAAIEAMWETHDAPAPFNLVGFPDQEARETHYAIEIPWAMGLIGTRSLTTEIAGINDLVAQAETRIRSGMIAYDALMQIRVDREATAPEVKATFEAHSADLGFAFLLKKYVDDPRDASEEQIVAASNDTVPTVWPLFWAFRIMVGLGFGFIATMGYFFYRSSFKGMVFPRPALWLAVIMIPAPWIAAELGWFVAEFGRQPWTVDGVLPTAMSVSALSMTEVALTLAGFVIFYTVLFIVEMGLMLKYIRKGPFQDVEETDIWTKRHNDRLSGRPSAIQPAE; via the coding sequence TTCCTTTTCGTGCCGCTGACTTTGGGCCTTTCGGTCATCGTGGCGATCATGGAAACGGTCTATGTGATGACAAACCGCCCGATCTGGCGGCAAATGACCAAGTTTTGGGGCATGCTGTTCGGCATCAACTTTGCGCTTGGCGTGGCGACAGGCATCACGATGGAATTCCAGTTCGGTATGAACTGGAGCTATTTTAGCCATTATGTCGGCGATATCTTTGGCGCGCCGCTGGCCCTTGAGGGGCTTATGGCATTTTTCCTTGAGGCGACCTTTGTCGGGCTGTTCTTTTTTGGTTGGGACAAGCTTTCCAAAGTGCAGCACCTTGCGGTGGCGTGGCTGGTGGCGATTGGGTCCAACTTTTCGGCGTTGTGGATTTTGATCGCGAACGGCTGGATGCAAAATCCGGTGGGTGCGGAATTTAACCCGATGACGATGCGCATGGAGATGACGGATTTCTTTGCGGTGATCTTTAACGAGGTGGCGCAGGCGAAATTTGTGCATACGGTTTCCGCGGGCTATGTGACGGCGGCGGTTTTTGTAATCGGGGTTTCGGCTTGGTATTTGCTGAAAGGGCGGCATATTGAGTTGGCGCGCCGCTCGATCACGGTGGCGGCGGCCTTTGGTTTGGCCTCGGCGTTTTCGGTTGTGTTGTTGGGCGACGAATCCGGTTATTCGGCGACGCACAGCCAAAAGATGAAACTGGCCGCGATTGAGGCGATGTGGGAAACACATGATGCCCCCGCGCCGTTCAACTTGGTCGGCTTTCCAGATCAAGAGGCCCGCGAAACCCATTACGCGATTGAGATCCCTTGGGCGATGGGCCTGATTGGCACGCGGTCACTGACCACCGAAATCGCGGGTATCAACGACCTTGTGGCGCAGGCGGAAACGCGCATCCGTTCGGGGATGATCGCCTATGATGCACTGATGCAAATTCGTGTGGATCGTGAGGCCACAGCACCCGAGGTCAAGGCAACGTTTGAGGCGCATTCCGCCGATCTGGGCTTTGCCTTCCTGTTGAAGAAATACGTCGATGACCCGCGCGATGCGAGTGAAGAACAGATCGTTGCGGCCTCTAATGATACGGTGCCGACGGTCTGGCCGCTGTTCTGGGCCTTCCGGATCATGGTCGGGCTTGGCTTTGGGTTTATCGCGACGATGGGATATTTCTTTTACCGGTCCTCGTTCAAGGGGATGGTGTTCCCGCGGCCGGCCCTTTGGCTGGCGGTTATCATGATCCCCGCGCCGTGGATCGCGGCAGAGCTGGGTTGGTTTGTGGCCGAGTTCGGGCGCCAACCCTGGACGGTGGATGGTGTGCTGCCAACGGCGATGTCGGTATCGGCCCTGTCGATGACTGAGGTTGCGCTGACGCTTGCGGGTTTTGTGATCTTTTACACCGTGCTCTTCATCGTAGAGATGGGGCTGATGTTGAAATACATCCGCAAAGGGCCGTTCCAGGATGTAGAGGAAACCGACATCTGGACCAAGCGCCACAATGACCGGCTCTCGGGTCGTCCATCAGCCATCCAGCCAGCGGAGTAA